The Triticum aestivum cultivar Chinese Spring chromosome 7B, IWGSC CS RefSeq v2.1, whole genome shotgun sequence genome window below encodes:
- the LOC123155694 gene encoding uncharacterized protein, with the protein MARPELDGSVTGVAQVTLEWSGRRRRQEGAVLPARGGRGRGADLAGGPVLLEEAGPAELKHGHNDPAWQYSSFGKKENGERSISTRGAKFFAILALLVSYMLN; encoded by the exons atggcgaggccagAGCTCGACGGATCCGTTACCGGTGTGGCGCAG GTCACCTTGGAGTGGTCTGGACGGCGACGACGGCAGGAGGGCGCCGTCCTTCCTGCTCGAGGAGGCAGAGGACGAGGGGCGGACCTAGCTGGCGGCCCTGTCCTGCTCGAGGAGGCGGGGCCTGCCGAGCTCAAGCACGGCCACAACGACCCAGCTTGGCAG TACAGTAGTTTTGGCAAAAAAGAAAATGGGGAAAGGAGTATCAGCACGCGAGGAGCAAAGTTCTTTGCTATCTTGGCTTTACTGGTAAGCTACATGTTAAATTAG
- the LOC123159128 gene encoding uncharacterized protein, translating into MGARVMAWWRARVVASMRRACRLAVAAARARVRKGECGVLNLHQDVQTCGYHDVQVMWDMLSSDKEAAAAASAPAKQQQRRKRPFWRLAPSFWPARSPRAAAAQ; encoded by the exons ATGGGGGCGCGCGTCATGGCGTGGTGGCGAGCAAGGGTGGTCGCGTCCATGCGCCGCGCCTGCAGGCTCGCCgtggccgccgcccgcgcccgcgtcCGCAAGGGAG AGTGCGGGGTCCTGAACCTTCACCAGGACGTGCAGACGTGCGGCTACCACGACGTGCAGGTGATGTGGGACATGctcagctccgacaaggaggccgctgccgccgcctcggcgccggcgaagcagcagcagcggcggaagAGGCCGTTCTGGAGGCTGGCTCCGTCGTTCTGGCCCGCCCGGTCGCCGCGCGCCGCTGCAGCGCAGTGA